In Aeromicrobium marinum DSM 15272, one genomic interval encodes:
- a CDS encoding cysteine desulfurase family protein, whose protein sequence is MIYLDAAATSPVRREVIEAMWPHLTGDFGNPSSHHEVGESARRALDAARADVARFLGCRPGEVVFTGGGTEADNAAVKGITAASTRGRHVVVSAVEHPAVLESAHHVARTGGALTVLPVDGAGRVDPADLEQALRDETALVSIQHANNEVGTVQPVADLAAVAAARGVPFHTDAVQTAGWLDLDVGALGVQALSLSGHKLGAPKGIGVLYLARRTPFEPLLHGGGQESERRSGTENVAGAVGLAAAVRLLDVDTASVVRRRDAFIERVLAEVPVARLTGHPTERLPGSASFVFPGRSGESILLDLERRGIVCSSGSACAAGSDEPSHVLIAMGLEPEVAQTAVRFSFGPHVTDDQLAEAVDALVASVA, encoded by the coding sequence ATGATCTACCTCGACGCCGCCGCCACCTCGCCGGTGCGCCGCGAGGTGATCGAGGCGATGTGGCCGCACCTCACCGGCGACTTCGGCAATCCGTCGAGCCACCACGAGGTGGGGGAGTCCGCACGCCGTGCGCTGGACGCGGCGCGGGCCGACGTCGCACGCTTCCTCGGCTGCCGGCCCGGTGAGGTCGTGTTCACCGGCGGCGGCACGGAGGCGGACAACGCCGCGGTCAAGGGCATCACGGCTGCGTCGACCCGCGGACGACACGTCGTGGTGTCGGCGGTCGAGCACCCGGCCGTGCTGGAGTCGGCGCACCACGTGGCACGCACGGGGGGAGCGCTCACGGTGCTGCCGGTCGACGGCGCCGGCCGGGTCGACCCCGCCGACCTCGAGCAGGCCCTGCGCGACGAGACCGCGCTCGTCAGCATCCAGCACGCCAACAACGAGGTCGGCACGGTCCAGCCGGTCGCCGACCTCGCCGCGGTCGCCGCGGCGAGGGGCGTCCCGTTCCACACCGATGCGGTGCAGACCGCCGGCTGGCTCGACCTCGACGTCGGCGCCCTGGGCGTGCAGGCCCTGAGCCTGTCGGGCCACAAGCTGGGCGCGCCCAAGGGCATCGGGGTGCTCTACCTCGCGCGCCGCACGCCGTTCGAGCCGCTGCTGCACGGCGGCGGGCAGGAGTCGGAGCGCCGCTCGGGCACCGAGAACGTCGCCGGGGCGGTCGGCCTCGCGGCGGCCGTCCGCCTGCTCGACGTCGACACCGCGTCCGTGGTGCGCCGGCGCGACGCGTTCATCGAGCGGGTCCTGGCCGAGGTGCCCGTCGCCCGCCTCACGGGTCACCCCACCGAGCGGCTGCCGGGCAGCGCGTCGTTCGTCTTCCCGGGCCGCAGCGGGGAGTCGATCCTGCTCGACCTGGAGCGGCGCGGCATCGTCTGCTCCAGCGGGTCGGCGTGTGCCGCCGGCAGCGACGAGCCCAGCCACGTGCTGATCGCGATGGGCCTGGAACCCGAGGTCGCGCAGACGGCCGTGCGGTTCAGCTTCGGCCCGCACGTCACCGACGACCAGCTGGCTGAAGCGGTGGACGCTCTGGTGGCCAGCGTCGCCTGA
- a CDS encoding DUF6318 family protein, which yields MIVIAVRGPAGLLLVALLVLAGCSSAQDDDPPEILPTASATADGPLGLVPTEPPERPDDEESEAGAAEFAAYVAQLTFYALGSGDNDPLTDIADLELCDLCGDYAQNSGTRQVSADPLTVADPLVTDNGDGFINVQQIVTYPDGQEIDPDSGDVLEELETGQRNMSVNLRWDDGRWQLQSFSFPERAPA from the coding sequence TTGATCGTCATCGCTGTTCGCGGCCCGGCCGGCCTGCTGCTGGTCGCCCTGCTCGTGCTCGCCGGCTGCTCGTCGGCCCAGGACGACGACCCGCCGGAGATCCTGCCGACCGCGTCAGCCACCGCCGACGGCCCGCTCGGGCTGGTCCCGACCGAACCGCCGGAGCGCCCCGACGACGAGGAGTCGGAGGCGGGCGCCGCCGAGTTCGCCGCCTACGTGGCGCAGCTGACCTTCTACGCGTTGGGCTCGGGCGACAACGATCCGCTGACGGACATCGCCGACCTCGAGCTGTGCGACCTCTGCGGCGACTACGCCCAGAACAGCGGGACCCGCCAGGTGTCGGCCGATCCGTTGACGGTCGCCGACCCGCTGGTCACCGACAACGGCGACGGTTTCATCAACGTCCAGCAGATCGTCACCTATCCCGACGGCCAGGAGATCGATCCCGACAGCGGAGACGTGCTCGAGGAGCTCGAGACCGGGCAGCGCAACATGTCGGTCAATCTCCGGTGGGACGACGGCCGCTGGCAGCTCCAGTCGTTCAGCTTCCCCGAAAGGGCCCCCGCATGA
- a CDS encoding SAF domain-containing protein — MATDTTRVASTTEQDRQRDRAARGIRSRERAAGGADRPSPPRRRRPALAALAVLLIVGGAALAGLLALRLDSREPVLVLNQDVSAGTEITADLLTTADVASSPLMLVRENQVDQVLGTYARTGLSEGQLLDTSMLTREEPVSAGDVRVGFTLTPGRVPPDLRSGDEVRLVRLGDGTQPAEALAVGLVLSASSPTDGGGGLGGDIASDGFGTVLVAEGASDAVVDAAGRDLLGVTVVRRGVAIDDADLRVLGAPS, encoded by the coding sequence ATGGCCACCGACACCACGCGGGTTGCGTCCACCACCGAGCAGGACCGTCAGCGTGACCGCGCCGCCCGCGGGATCCGCTCCCGTGAGCGCGCCGCCGGGGGAGCCGACCGGCCCTCCCCGCCGCGGCGCCGGCGTCCGGCTCTGGCCGCCCTCGCGGTGCTCCTCATCGTGGGCGGAGCGGCCCTCGCGGGTCTGCTGGCCCTCCGGCTGGACAGCCGCGAGCCCGTCCTGGTGCTCAACCAGGACGTCTCCGCCGGCACCGAGATCACCGCCGACCTGCTGACCACCGCCGACGTCGCCAGCAGTCCGCTGATGCTGGTGCGGGAGAACCAGGTCGACCAGGTGCTGGGCACCTACGCCCGCACCGGCCTCTCCGAGGGGCAGCTGCTCGACACCTCGATGCTGACCCGTGAGGAGCCGGTCTCGGCGGGTGACGTCCGGGTCGGGTTCACCCTGACCCCGGGTCGGGTCCCGCCCGACCTGCGCTCGGGCGACGAGGTCCGCCTGGTGCGTCTCGGCGACGGGACCCAGCCGGCCGAGGCGCTGGCCGTCGGGCTCGTGCTGAGCGCCAGCTCGCCGACCGACGGTGGCGGCGGCCTCGGCGGCGACATCGCGAGCGACGGTTTCGGCACGGTCCTGGTGGCCGAGGGGGCCAGCGACGCCGTGGTCGACGCGGCCGGCCGCGACCTGCTCGGCGTGACCGTCGTGCGGCGCGGCGTCGCGATCGACGACGCCGACCTGCGGGTGCTGGGGGCGCCCTCGTGA